The genomic stretch GCGCTCACGCCTTTCACTTCCGTGGAATGGTATACCAGCGGCACCAACGGCGTGATCCCCCGGCGCTTCTTTTACCCCGAATCAGAAGCCATCCAGAACCCGGTCAATTACCAGGCAGCCGTGGACAGGCTGGGCGGCGCCAACGACTGGCTGAAAAGGGTATGGTGGGATAAAGAATAATTATGGACGAACCAAAAGATCATTCACTAACGCATACAATCATGCGCTTAAAGAATTTCATTTTCTGGGTAGTTTCAGGCAGCCTCTCCGGGGCTGCCTTTCTTTCCTGCTCCCGATCAGGTACGCTCCATCATGAGCCTGTTGCTGTCAGGGTGCAGAACGATTCCCTGTCGGCCCTCAGCGCCCGCATCCGCTTCAGCCTGGACCAGGCGGCGCCCGCCAGTATTGTTTACTGGGAAAAAGGGACCACCCTCAAGTTCAATACACCGGAGAATAGCACCCGCCTGCAGCACAGTATCCCGCTTTTCCACCTCAAAGAACAAACAGCCTATGAGTTTAGCATCCTTACGGAAGGAGCGGAAAGCAGCACCCATGCCTTCACCACGGCGGCCATACCGGCTCATGTAAAGAAATTTTATTCAGAAGAACAGCGCCAGATCCGGGATGCCAATAACGGCTATATCCTTTTCTACAGCCGCTATGCACCCGCCACCGCTTACCTGATTGACCCATCAGGAAAGATTGCCTGGTACAGGACCACGCCCCATATGCTGAAGGTGGCGCGGCTTACGCAGCAGCAAACCCTGCTCTGGCTGGAAGATGAACACAATACTTCTTTCGGGGATGGCAATGTGATCCTGGAAACCAGTCTCGCCGGCGATACGCTGTTTTACCTGAAGCAGGGCCAAAAGGGATTTGACCGTTCTGTTCACCACGACCTGGACCTCAATCCCAAAGGCAATATCGTTGCCGTTACCAATGTGCTGCAGGGCAGCGCCATACCGGGCGATGGGCTGATGGAATTAGACCGGCAGGGCAATAAGATCTGGGAATGGACCACTTTTGACACCCCCGATGCGGCTGACCTGGGCATTCATGCACAGCCCTGGATCAACTCCCTGGATATAGATACCGATGGCAATTACATTGTTTCGCTCCGCGCTTTTTCGCAGGTATGGAAAATAAATGCCGCCAGCGGCAGCATACACTGGAAGCTGGGAAAAAATGGCAATGTAGCTATGGACCCGCAGGACCATTTCCAGTTTCAGCACTATGCGCACCGCAACCCGGCAGGACATATTATGCTGTTTGACAATGGCAGCGCCGACCGGCCCTTCAGTCGCCTGCTTTCCTTTCAAATAAATGAACAAACCCTGCAGGCGTCACCAGTGATCCGGCAGGAACTGCCGGCGCAATATTATTCCGCCATCATGGGCAGCACCATGCTGCTGCCTGACCAGCAGTTGCTGACGGCCAGCTCCAATAACAGCACTATTCTCAAGACCTCCGCCTCCGGGGATATCCTGTGGACCCTGAAAGTAGCTGAACCGGTATACAGGGCTGAATACATCGGAGATCCCTTCCCCAGGTAGCAGCATTTTATGGATACAAATGGTCCTGCCATGACTGGCAATTCTTTCTCCCTGTAGCGGGCTTCCCGCCGGCATAAAAAAAAGTCTCTGTAAAAACAGAGACTCTGAACGTAAAAAACCCCGGTTAACATTAAAAACAAAAACGCTCTTATAACAACTTAAGTTATTTCATTTCTTTCTGCTTCCTGTCGTCAGCCGTACCATCCGTACTGTTGCGGGCCTGTTGTCCTGGTTCTGCACTGGCGCCGGCAGCGGGTGTGCTGGCCATATTCTTTTCCAGGATCTCAATATAACGGGCGGCATCCTTATTATCCCGATCAATGGTCAGTACTTTTTCCAGGTAGCTGATAGCGGCCGGGAAATCCTTGGCGGTATTGGTCTGGTAAGCGGCAATATACCCGTAGGATTCAACCAGCCATTTGCGGTTGGTGGCATTGCTGGTATCCAGTTCCAGTACGGCGATCAGTTTTTCGTAATGGGGGATAGCGGTGCCGGTGACCATGCCGGAATCCATCAGCGCATTACTGCGGGCGCGCCAGTAGTAGCCAAAGCCCTGCTCAGGATATTTACCGATATAGGTACCGAACACAGTATCTGCCAGCTGGTATTCCTCAGCACGGAAATGCGCCAGGCCCCAGTTGAACAGGTCCAGATTGGTAGCCCTGGCGTTATTGTCGTAGTATTTGCCTAACCAGCCGGCCTGCGCGCTGTAATTTTTGGTAGCGGCCATCAGGTTGCCCAGCTTTTTGTAGTACCCATAGTAGGCGGCGGAATCTTCCACTCTGGTCAGCGCTTTCTGGTAAAATAGTGCGGCAGAGTCTTCCTTGCCGGGTTGGGTGGCATAGAGTTCGGCCATCAGGTCGTAATCACGCAGCACATAATTGCTGTCCACTTCTTTGGCCAGGAAGGTATGCATATAGTTCAGTGCAGTAGCCGTATCCTGTTTGCCCAGGTAGCTGTAGGCAAGCAGTTTGTAGAGCCGGGGAGAAGTATTCTCCGGGTGGGCGGCTATCAGCTCATTGGTCTTGGTAATGGCCTGATCATACGCTTTGCCCAGGTAGAGCAGGTCTGCCCAGAGCAGGTCATTTTCAGGATTGGTATCTGTATTCGCTACATACTGTTTGAAATTGGCTGAGGCCTGGGCCACATCCAGGAAATAATAATGGTAATAAAGCTCATAGTAGGCCGGAGCAAAGGCTGCATCATTTTTGATGGCTTGCTCAAAATAGGTCACATACAACTCAGGATTTTTCTGGGCCACAAAGATCTTACCCAACTGGAAACTGGCGGGTGCATACTGCCCGTTGTTATTGGCAATGGCAGCCTCATAGGAACGGTAGGCTTCCGTACCATTGGCCAGTTTGCGGTAAGCATCGCCCTGCAGGGTGAACAGCACAGGATCTTTCTTTTCTCTTTTGAAGGCTTTTTCCAGGGCCAGCAGGGCCTGGTTGCCATCACCGGCTTTGGCGTCCACATGGGCACGGGCAACAGCAGCCAGTACTTCCACATTCTTGTTCTTTGAATCGCTCATGGCCTTTTCAAAATAGAGATGGGCACTGTCGGCCTGACCGTTCAGGAGTGAGAGATGACCGCGCACCACGGTGAACAGTGGAGATTCCACTACAGCCGCAGGTGCATTGACCATCGTATCTTTAAAGGCCTGGATCTGGTCGTTCTGCAGGTAAGCCTGGGACAACCAGTACCAGGTACGGGCGTTGGCCGGTTCTGCCTTCAATTGGGTATGCAATGCATCCCGGGCAGATTGGTACCTTTGATAGTAAAGGAATTGCTGGGGTTCCGGGGCTTGCTGCGCCTGAGCCATCATCACACCGGATAAAAGAACAGTCAACGTTGCGGGGATTCTCATGAGCCTTGATTAAGTAGTATTATTAATAAATAATATAAAAAACCGATATGGCTAAAATTAGGCAACCAGCATTAGTTTCGCCTTAATCCGGCATTAGAAATGAATTAGAATAGCATTTGCAACTGGTTTCCAAGCGGCTCAAATACTTATTTTTAGCATGAATAGGTGTATATGGACGAAAGAAAAATACTGATAGTAGAAGATGAGAAGAAGATTGCCGACACCCTGAGGATCGGCCTGATAGAGAATGGCTATCATGCCGAGGTTGCCTATGACGGTCAGGTGGGGGAGAAGCTTTTTTTCCAGCATGGCTTTCACCTGGTGATCCTTGATATCAACCTGCCGGGCATCAACGGCTATGAGCTGTGTCGCATTATCCGCAACCACAATGCGGATGTTCCTATTATTATGCTCACCTCGCTCAGCCGCTTATCAGACAAGGTAGAAGGCTATACTGCCGGGGCTGATGATTACCTGGTAAAACCTTTTGAGTTCCGGGAGCTGCTGCTGAAAATGCAGGTGCTGCTGAAGCGCACCATGAACCAGCAGCTGCCCGTGGGCAATATACTGCGTGCGGCCGACCTGGAGATGGACCTGGACACCAAAGCAGTACGGCGCGATGGCAGGGCCGTGAACCTCACTGCCAAAGAATTCCAGCTGCTGGAATACCTGCTGCGCAATAAGAACCGCGTGGTGTCCCGTGCAGATATCTCTATCAATGTATGGGATATCGACTTTGACACCAATACCAATATCATTGATGTATATATCAGTTACCTGCGGAACAAGATCGACAAGGAGTTCCCACAGAAGCTGATCCAGACCCAGATTGGGATGGGCTATATCTTAAAAGAAAACGAACGCTGATGCCGGTAAGGCTACGCATCACCCTGCTGTTTGGTATGATCGTGTTCACGATCCTGGCCCTCGTATGCGGCGCCGTGTATTATTTCTATTATACCAATCGCCAGAACGATATCCGCACCCGGCTCACCAACCGCGCCATCACCACCGGCAGGCTGCTGCAGCAATCAGACCTCTTTGACCGCGAGCTGCTGCAGCGCATTGACGCCAGCACCACCATCACCATGAAGTATAAATCGGTGCAGGTATACGATTACCAGAACAAACCAGTATATATCTACAGCGATGTGCCGGGTGATACGGTGCCGATGGACCCGGATATCCTGAACCAGGCAAGGCTCAGGGAAACAAAGTATTTCCGGTCTGGCCGCAAGGATGTGGTGGCCTATCATTTTGTGGATGCCGATCGCAGGATCGTGATCCTTTCCGGGGGCTATGATGAGGATGGGCTGAAAAAACTGCAGCAACTGGAGTTGATCCTCTGGTCCTGCTTCCTGGGCGGCACCCTGGTGGCCTTTGGCGCCGGTTATTTCTTTTCCAGTCGCTTATTGCACCCCATCCGGAAAATAGCCGATGATATCAATGAGATCTCGGCCCGCAACCTGGCCCGGCGGATGGAGACCGGCAAGGTTGCAGACGAATGGTCCTATCTCTCCGAAACCCTCAACCAGCTGCTCAACCGCCTGCAGGAGAGCTTCGAGATCCAGCGGCGGTTTATCTCCAATGCCTCGCATGAGCTGTCCACCCCGCTCACCGCTATTTCCAGTCAGCTGGAAGTATCCTTGCAAAAGAACCGGGAAGCAAGCCATTACCGGGGTGTGATGGAATCCGTATACCAGGATGTGCAGAACCTCAGCAAACTGACGCAGACCCTGCTGGAATTTGCCACGGCCTCCGATGATCCCGGCGGACTGGATATAGAACTGATCCGGATGGACGAGATCCTGATGCGCCTGCCGGCTGAGGTCAACAAGCTCAAGCCCGGTTATACGGTAGCGTTGCTGTTTGAGAACCTGCCGGAAAAAGAGGACCGGCTAATTGTGGCCGGCAACGCCGAACTGCTGTTCTCCGCCATCAAGAACCTGGTGTCCAACGCCTGCAAATATTCCGGGGAACACAAGGCCTATGTGAAACTGGCTACCCGGCCGGGTGGGGTGGTGATCACCATCAGTGATCATGGCATCGGCATTCCGAAGGAAGAGCTCCCTTTTATTTTCCAGCCCTTTTTCCGGGCGCACAATACTTATCCCGAATCAGGTTTCGGCCTGGGACTTTCGCTCTGCCACCGTATCATCAAATTGCATAAAGGGGATATTGCCGTAGCTTCGGAAGTAGGCGAGGGATCCTCCTTCACCATTGTACTGCCGGCCATCGGGAAGTTGTGATATCTTTAACCCTTGAATTTTAACCCAATGGATACACCACCGCCCCTCAAAGGATCCCCCCACCTCGGCAAACGGGGAATAGCCACTTTTATAGACTGCACCCTCGGGCTGATGCTGCTCTTCGGCTGCGCCTGCCTGCTACAGGGGAAACCGGCAGGGCAAGCCTATACCCTGGGCCAACTGTTCAACCCCATTGCACTGGGCATCTATTTTGCCAGCCTGGTGCTCACAGAGTATTTTTTTGCAGCCACCCCCGGCCACCTGGCCACGGGTCTGCGGGTGGTAAGAACAGATGGTTCAAAACCAGGATTGATCCAGGTCTTCAAAAGAAGACTGGCTGACTGCATAGAGCTTTATCTTACCCTCGGCATACTGGCAGTCTTCCTGGTCAGGGAGTCTGCGCTGGCCCAGCGACTGGGCGACCGATGGGCCGGTCTCCTTGTAAGGGACCATAAACTTATTCAGTCCGGGGATTCCGATATGGTGGATACTGCCAACAACACGATCACTGCGCCGCTGGAATTATTATAAGGCCCGCGACTCAATTAACCCTTTGAGCCGTATCTACTTTATCCTTACATTTGTTCCGGAACAACGGACAATACTTATGCAGGAATCCATCATCGAGCTCAGGCATGTCAATATCTATCAGGGAGCAAATCTTGTGCTGCAGGATGTGCAGCTGACCGTTAAACGCGGTGAGTTTGTATACCTGGTGGGCAAGACCGGCACCGGTAAATCAAGTCTGCTGAAAACCATGTATGGTGATCTCCCCCTCAAAGAAGGAGAAGGTACCGTAGTGGGCTTCAACCTCCGGGAAATGGACTGGAAAAAAGTACCCTTTCTCCGCCGTAACCTCGGCGTGGTATTCCAGGACTTCCAGCTGCTCACCGACCGCAACGTGAACGATAACCTCAAATTCGTACTGCGCGCCACCGGCTGGAAAGATGAAAAACTGATGGATGAAAAGATCCTCGATGTGCTGGATAAAGTAAACCTGAAAGCAAAAGGTTTTAAAATGCCTTTTGAGCTGAGCGGTGGCGAACAGCAACGCATTGATATCGCCCGGGCCCTGCTCAATTCGCCCAAACTGATCCTGGCCGACGAACCCACCGGTAACCTGGACCCGGAAACCTCAGACGAGATCATGCAGCTCCTGTTCCATATCTCGCGCGACTATGGCACTGCCATCATGATGGCCACCCACAACTATAACCTCATCAACAAATTTCCCGCACGTATCGTACGTACAGAAAGAGGCCAGGTCATTGACAACGTCAGTATTCCAATGTATTAATAACTATCCCCAGATCCATTGCATCAGCCTTCTGGCATTCTGCTGATTATTGAAGGTGTCCTCCAGTAAGCGCTGGCGAAGGACAATCTCTTCCTGGGTAAAAGGACTGTGGTACAGCTGCGCCACAATGGATTTGAAAGCATCGGCATTGGTACCGATATGACAGGCAGGCGCCAGGCTGGATTCCTTGACAGCCGCATCATTCACCACGCAATGACGGCCATTGAACAAGGCATTGATCAGCTTCAGCTTTACGCCCGTGCAATTAAAGGAAGGAAGGATATTGACCTGCGCCTTGGCAATCATGTCCTGCATTTCATCTTCCGAAGGATTGGCCACCACACAGGTACGCGGATACCGCTCAGCTACCCGCTCCAGCTTCCTGGACGGATCCTTGCCCGCTACAATGAAATTGACCGGCAGCTCACTGAACACTTCTTTCATGAGCCAGACCGCCGCTTTCTCATTCTCATCTACCGACAGGTTACCCTGGTATAAACAAAAACAACCAACGCCTTCCTGTGAACTGATGGCCGAAAAAGGCAGGAATACGGGCAGGAACGCGATATTTTTAGCGCCAAATTCTTCCCGGTAAGTACGTACATCCTGCTCAGAAATGGCCAGCACCATTACTTTCTGCGCAATAGACGCCTCATAGGCGCGCAGCAGCTTGCTCTCATGCAGGTAATATAATTTTTTGAAAGGGGCCGTTGAGGTATTATACAGTTCCCGGTAATACTGGTACTCTACGTTCATGAGCCGCAGGATGATCTTCCGGCCCTCAAAACGTTCATCATGCAGCAGGTAG from Candidatus Pseudobacter hemicellulosilyticus encodes the following:
- a CDS encoding aryl-sulfate sulfotransferase, whose amino-acid sequence is MRLKNFIFWVVSGSLSGAAFLSCSRSGTLHHEPVAVRVQNDSLSALSARIRFSLDQAAPASIVYWEKGTTLKFNTPENSTRLQHSIPLFHLKEQTAYEFSILTEGAESSTHAFTTAAIPAHVKKFYSEEQRQIRDANNGYILFYSRYAPATAYLIDPSGKIAWYRTTPHMLKVARLTQQQTLLWLEDEHNTSFGDGNVILETSLAGDTLFYLKQGQKGFDRSVHHDLDLNPKGNIVAVTNVLQGSAIPGDGLMELDRQGNKIWEWTTFDTPDAADLGIHAQPWINSLDIDTDGNYIVSLRAFSQVWKINAASGSIHWKLGKNGNVAMDPQDHFQFQHYAHRNPAGHIMLFDNGSADRPFSRLLSFQINEQTLQASPVIRQELPAQYYSAIMGSTMLLPDQQLLTASSNNSTILKTSASGDILWTLKVAEPVYRAEYIGDPFPR
- a CDS encoding ATP-binding protein, producing the protein MPVRLRITLLFGMIVFTILALVCGAVYYFYYTNRQNDIRTRLTNRAITTGRLLQQSDLFDRELLQRIDASTTITMKYKSVQVYDYQNKPVYIYSDVPGDTVPMDPDILNQARLRETKYFRSGRKDVVAYHFVDADRRIVILSGGYDEDGLKKLQQLELILWSCFLGGTLVAFGAGYFFSSRLLHPIRKIADDINEISARNLARRMETGKVADEWSYLSETLNQLLNRLQESFEIQRRFISNASHELSTPLTAISSQLEVSLQKNREASHYRGVMESVYQDVQNLSKLTQTLLEFATASDDPGGLDIELIRMDEILMRLPAEVNKLKPGYTVALLFENLPEKEDRLIVAGNAELLFSAIKNLVSNACKYSGEHKAYVKLATRPGGVVITISDHGIGIPKEELPFIFQPFFRAHNTYPESGFGLGLSLCHRIIKLHKGDIAVASEVGEGSSFTIVLPAIGKL
- a CDS encoding glycosyltransferase family 4 protein is translated as MERHLHIVCFDVPYPVNYGGLFDLYYKLIALHHAGVQIHLHCFEYGRGEQPELEKYCAEVKYYPRQCGHKGFSHKLPYIVASRANPELAERLLQDEHPILLEGIHCTYLLHDERFEGRKIILRLMNVEYQYYRELYNTSTAPFKKLYYLHESKLLRAYEASIAQKVMVLAISEQDVRTYREEFGAKNIAFLPVFLPFSAISSQEGVGCFCLYQGNLSVDENEKAAVWLMKEVFSELPVNFIVAGKDPSRKLERVAERYPRTCVVANPSEDEMQDMIAKAQVNILPSFNCTGVKLKLINALFNGRHCVVNDAAVKESSLAPACHIGTNADAFKSIVAQLYHSPFTQEEIVLRQRLLEDTFNNQQNARRLMQWIWG
- a CDS encoding ATP-binding cassette domain-containing protein, whose protein sequence is MQESIIELRHVNIYQGANLVLQDVQLTVKRGEFVYLVGKTGTGKSSLLKTMYGDLPLKEGEGTVVGFNLREMDWKKVPFLRRNLGVVFQDFQLLTDRNVNDNLKFVLRATGWKDEKLMDEKILDVLDKVNLKAKGFKMPFELSGGEQQRIDIARALLNSPKLILADEPTGNLDPETSDEIMQLLFHISRDYGTAIMMATHNYNLINKFPARIVRTERGQVIDNVSIPMY
- a CDS encoding RDD family protein, giving the protein MDTPPPLKGSPHLGKRGIATFIDCTLGLMLLFGCACLLQGKPAGQAYTLGQLFNPIALGIYFASLVLTEYFFAATPGHLATGLRVVRTDGSKPGLIQVFKRRLADCIELYLTLGILAVFLVRESALAQRLGDRWAGLLVRDHKLIQSGDSDMVDTANNTITAPLELL
- a CDS encoding response regulator transcription factor, whose product is MDERKILIVEDEKKIADTLRIGLIENGYHAEVAYDGQVGEKLFFQHGFHLVILDINLPGINGYELCRIIRNHNADVPIIMLTSLSRLSDKVEGYTAGADDYLVKPFEFRELLLKMQVLLKRTMNQQLPVGNILRAADLEMDLDTKAVRRDGRAVNLTAKEFQLLEYLLRNKNRVVSRADISINVWDIDFDTNTNIIDVYISYLRNKIDKEFPQKLIQTQIGMGYILKENER